The following proteins come from a genomic window of Bacillus sp. Marseille-P3661:
- a CDS encoding spore coat protein, which yields MNQLIQNMMGMGGMTDQVIATDFLISVKSGALYTALALTESATPKLREQLREDLNAALDTHETISNYMIKKGYYKPFELREQLQVDIKAAQTALKLSQ from the coding sequence ATGAATCAACTCATACAAAATATGATGGGCATGGGCGGTATGACAGACCAAGTCATCGCAACTGATTTTTTGATCTCAGTCAAGTCTGGTGCACTATACACTGCTTTGGCATTAACAGAATCGGCTACTCCTAAACTTAGGGAACAATTACGCGAGGATTTAAACGCCGCTTTAGATACGCATGAAACCATTAGTAATTATATGATAAAAAAAGGCTATTACAAACCGTTTGAATTGAGGGAACAACTACAGGTTGATATAAAAGCAGCACAAACCGCGCTAAAGTTATCACAATGA
- a CDS encoding spore coat protein yields the protein MEQQGLAFHESMDTHEIMNFKTVCLLQSKMMQGIVFDQDLRALMEKDVQQSIIDIKELQTLYQKIMPH from the coding sequence TTGGAACAGCAAGGTTTAGCCTTTCATGAGTCAATGGATACACATGAAATTATGAATTTTAAAACAGTTTGTTTACTTCAATCGAAAATGATGCAAGGCATTGTATTTGATCAAGATTTAAGAGCATTGATGGAGAAAGACGTTCAACAATCAATTATAGATATAAAAGAACTCCAAACTTTGTATCAAAAAATTATGCCACATTAA
- a CDS encoding spore coat protein, producing the protein MNNDFQDPINAVGMPDQINSAIALNFLLNVKNGVRNYVIAITEAASPEVRAALRKQLDAAIDLHGELTDLMLKKGWLHAYDVKEQFKLDLQSADTAVKIANLTLFPNETNRLGTFATPYN; encoded by the coding sequence ATGAACAATGATTTTCAGGATCCGATAAACGCAGTAGGAATGCCAGATCAAATCAATTCAGCTATTGCTCTTAATTTTCTATTAAATGTAAAAAATGGCGTTCGGAATTATGTCATTGCAATTACAGAAGCAGCAAGTCCGGAAGTAAGAGCTGCATTAAGGAAACAGCTTGACGCAGCAATCGATTTACACGGTGAACTTACAGATCTTATGTTAAAAAAAGGCTGGTTGCATGCCTATGACGTAAAGGAGCAATTTAAATTAGATCTTCAATCAGCAGACACTGCTGTAAAAATAGCCAATCTTACGCTTTTCCCTAATGAAACAAATCGATTAGGTACTTTTGCAACACCATACAATTGA
- a CDS encoding zinc-dependent alcohol dehydrogenase, translating into MKAVTYQGIKDVVVKDVQPPTIKKRDDIIVKLTTTAICGSDLHLIHGMIPNMPEDYIIGHEPMGIVEEVGPDVTKVKKGDRVIIPFNVSCGECWFCKHELESQCDNSNKNGEMGAYFGYSDTAGGYPGGQAEYMRVPYGNFVPFKLPENSEVEDEKLVLLADVAPTAFWSVDNSGMKEGDTVVVLGCGPVGLLIQKYAWFKGAKRVIAVDYVGYRLEHAKRTNNVEIINFEDYENVGSYLLELTQGGADVVIDAVGMDGKMTPLEFLATGAKLHGGAMGAIVTASQAVRKGGTIQLTGIYGMRYNGFPLGDIFQRNVNIRTGQAPVIHYMPYLYDLIAQGKVDPGDIITHVLPLDEAKHGYEIFDTKMDNCIKVVLKP; encoded by the coding sequence ATGAAGGCCGTTACGTATCAAGGTATTAAGGATGTTGTAGTTAAAGATGTACAGCCGCCAACAATCAAAAAACGTGATGATATTATCGTAAAGCTTACGACAACAGCAATTTGTGGTTCTGATCTTCATTTAATTCACGGAATGATTCCCAATATGCCTGAAGATTACATAATTGGTCACGAGCCAATGGGTATAGTTGAGGAAGTTGGGCCAGATGTAACAAAAGTTAAGAAAGGCGATCGAGTTATTATACCTTTCAACGTTAGCTGTGGCGAATGTTGGTTTTGTAAGCATGAACTTGAAAGTCAATGTGATAACTCCAACAAAAACGGAGAAATGGGAGCGTATTTTGGCTACTCTGATACAGCAGGTGGTTATCCAGGTGGGCAAGCAGAATATATGCGTGTACCATATGGTAACTTTGTTCCTTTTAAATTACCGGAGAACTCTGAGGTTGAGGATGAAAAATTAGTGCTGCTTGCTGATGTAGCACCAACTGCATTTTGGAGTGTTGACAATTCAGGTATGAAGGAAGGCGATACAGTTGTCGTTTTAGGCTGTGGCCCAGTTGGTCTTCTTATCCAGAAGTACGCTTGGTTTAAAGGAGCAAAGCGTGTGATTGCCGTTGATTATGTTGGTTATCGTTTAGAGCACGCTAAGCGTACGAATAACGTAGAAATTATTAATTTTGAGGACTATGAAAATGTAGGGTCTTATTTGCTAGAGCTAACACAAGGTGGAGCAGATGTCGTGATTGATGCAGTTGGAATGGATGGAAAGATGACACCGCTTGAATTTCTTGCTACTGGTGCAAAGCTCCATGGTGGGGCGATGGGTGCAATTGTTACGGCTAGTCAAGCTGTACGAAAAGGGGGAACTATTCAGCTGACAGGTATATATGGAATGAGATACAACGGTTTCCCACTCGGTGATATTTTTCAGCGTAATGTAAATATTCGCACAGGACAAGCACCTGTCATTCATTATATGCCCTATTTATACGATTTGATTGCCCAAGGAAAAGTAGATCCGGGTGATATTATCACACATGTTCTTCCCTTAGACGAAGCGAAACACGGTTATGAGATTTTCGATACAAAAATGGATAACTGTATTAAGGTTGTTTTAAAGCCATAA
- a CDS encoding spore coat protein produces MNNLRFGAHEYLETQELVRKVSADIELHAVCAEMTQDQELKSLLTRHIQGMQQTFQQSVNALQNKGISANTTMNTSQYGLHTNTQPKVGLHNPTMYPPNPNAQRLSDVTICTILLNSHKAGSVFGMQWANECVDPQLRQLHITCATNCNAMAYEIWQYMNAKGMYQVPQLADHTMQTMNNAFNTMQPMNQNQNQNPNYQYGYI; encoded by the coding sequence ATGAATAATCTTCGATTTGGTGCCCATGAATATTTAGAAACGCAAGAGTTAGTAAGAAAGGTTTCAGCAGACATTGAATTACATGCAGTGTGCGCTGAAATGACGCAGGATCAGGAATTAAAATCACTGTTAACTCGCCACATTCAAGGAATGCAGCAAACATTCCAACAGTCAGTTAATGCTCTTCAAAACAAAGGTATAAGTGCAAACACGACTATGAATACTTCCCAATATGGTTTGCATACAAATACGCAGCCTAAAGTAGGACTTCATAACCCTACAATGTATCCGCCAAATCCAAATGCACAAAGATTATCTGATGTTACCATTTGTACTATTCTGTTGAATTCACATAAAGCTGGATCTGTATTTGGCATGCAATGGGCAAATGAATGCGTAGATCCACAGCTACGCCAACTTCATATTACATGTGCAACAAACTGTAATGCGATGGCATACGAGATTTGGCAATATATGAATGCTAAAGGAATGTATCAAGTACCACAATTAGCAGATCATACGATGCAAACGATGAACAATGCTTTTAATACGATGCAGCCTATGAATCAAAATCAAAATCAAAACCCAAATTATCAATACGGTTATATTTAA
- a CDS encoding spore coat protein, whose translation MDQTHFGAHELLECHEVLSDAINGINQFQLYLSHCQDIQLKNIIQNQISFMTNEYNSIVQALHHKANMQSLPTVHTRHRFDPTYGLAANLSFQPNYPMNQMNDRDVASSMLRYSKSSALVRMHAALECSDAPLRDIIAQGAKNCADQAYETWSYLNEKGYYRVPMFDQETVQTLLNSYQQTSDSNSNRLNDL comes from the coding sequence ATGGATCAAACACATTTTGGTGCACATGAACTCCTTGAATGTCATGAAGTTTTAAGTGATGCGATTAATGGAATCAACCAATTCCAATTATATTTATCACACTGCCAGGATATACAATTAAAAAATATTATACAAAACCAAATTTCCTTTATGACGAACGAATACAATTCCATCGTACAAGCTTTACATCATAAGGCAAATATGCAAAGTTTACCTACTGTGCATACTCGTCATAGATTTGATCCAACCTATGGATTGGCTGCAAATTTGTCATTTCAACCGAATTATCCGATGAATCAAATGAATGACAGAGATGTAGCTTCAAGTATGCTTAGGTACTCAAAATCATCTGCACTTGTTCGCATGCATGCTGCTCTAGAGTGTTCCGATGCACCGCTACGTGACATTATTGCACAAGGTGCGAAGAATTGTGCAGATCAAGCTTATGAAACATGGTCTTATTTGAACGAAAAAGGCTATTATCGTGTACCAATGTTTGATCAAGAAACTGTTCAAACTTTATTAAACAGCTATCAGCAAACGAGTGATAGCAATTCCAATCGATTAAACGATTTATAA
- a CDS encoding CBO0543 family protein: MYIMINTLYLIAGYIWGDWRNWKSYYPTILFFMIGDLLYNFLLYKQSMWLFIDLILPNHTTVTILAMFVSYISTVLIYLGRFPEGWGKRFMWFLLWSGIYLVIEFINMRLGFITYHNGWNYGWSILFTLFIFFILPIHHKRPIVAWLLSIIIIVGLSMIFNVRISEMK, encoded by the coding sequence ATGTATATTATGATTAATACACTGTATTTGATTGCAGGTTATATTTGGGGAGATTGGAGAAATTGGAAAAGCTATTACCCGACGATTTTATTTTTCATGATTGGAGATCTTTTGTATAATTTTTTACTTTATAAGCAATCGATGTGGTTATTTATTGATTTAATTCTTCCAAATCATACAACGGTCACGATTCTTGCAATGTTTGTCTCCTATATTTCTACTGTCTTAATATACTTGGGAAGGTTTCCTGAAGGTTGGGGCAAGCGTTTCATGTGGTTTTTGTTATGGTCGGGAATTTATTTAGTAATCGAATTTATTAATATGAGGTTGGGTTTTATTACATATCATAATGGTTGGAACTATGGATGGTCCATCTTATTTACACTGTTTATATTTTTTATTTTACCTATCCACCATAAAAGACCAATAGTAGCTTGGCTATTATCAATAATTATTATCGTAGGTTTGTCGATGATATTTAATGTGAGAATTAGTGAGATGAAATAA
- a CDS encoding NCS2 family permease has translation MKEFFKFTERDTTYKNETLAGITTFLSMAYILVVNPIILSQAGMDQGAVFTATALSAIVGTLLIGILANFPIGIAPSMGLNSFFTFSVCIGMGIDWPVALTGVFVASIIFVFLSLFKIREKIINVIPQDLKHAIAAGIGFFIAFIGLKNAGIIVSNPETFVSIGNLTAPLTALAIVGFILTVLMLVRGIHGGVFYGMVITTVLGMIIGLIEVPSSIVSKIPSLEPTFGVVFLHLGDIFSAELIAVIFTFLFVAFFDTAGALIAVASQAGLMKNNKIPNAGQALLADSASGVIGAILGTSTTASFVESSAGISVGGRTGFTSIIISACFFIALFFSPILSVITPEVTSPALIIVGSLMAMEMGKINWSRLEVVIPSFVTIIMMPLTYSVATGIALGFILYPLALMAQKRFKEIHAIMYVLCILFVMYFIFV, from the coding sequence ATAAAAATGAAACGCTAGCAGGCATTACAACGTTTTTGTCAATGGCCTATATTTTAGTCGTTAATCCGATTATTTTGAGTCAAGCTGGGATGGATCAAGGTGCTGTATTTACAGCAACAGCTCTTTCTGCCATTGTTGGAACACTGCTAATCGGAATTTTAGCGAACTTTCCTATCGGAATTGCACCGAGCATGGGTCTTAATTCATTTTTTACCTTTTCCGTATGTATTGGAATGGGCATTGACTGGCCCGTTGCTTTAACTGGAGTGTTTGTAGCAAGTATTATATTCGTTTTCTTAAGCTTGTTCAAAATTCGCGAGAAAATAATTAACGTCATACCTCAAGATCTAAAGCATGCCATTGCAGCTGGTATTGGCTTTTTCATTGCGTTTATTGGTTTAAAAAATGCAGGTATTATCGTATCGAATCCAGAAACATTCGTCTCCATCGGAAACCTAACTGCCCCCTTAACTGCACTAGCTATTGTTGGCTTTATTTTAACTGTCTTAATGCTTGTTCGCGGAATTCATGGTGGCGTTTTTTACGGAATGGTGATTACTACAGTTTTAGGGATGATCATCGGATTAATTGAGGTCCCTTCTTCAATTGTAAGCAAAATACCTAGTCTTGAACCAACCTTTGGTGTAGTTTTCTTACATTTAGGAGATATTTTTTCAGCTGAACTAATAGCTGTCATTTTTACCTTTTTATTCGTAGCGTTCTTTGATACTGCTGGGGCTTTAATTGCGGTAGCAAGTCAAGCAGGATTGATGAAGAACAACAAAATTCCTAATGCAGGCCAAGCTTTACTAGCTGATTCTGCCTCAGGTGTAATTGGTGCAATCTTAGGTACATCTACAACCGCTTCGTTTGTAGAATCATCTGCTGGAATTTCAGTTGGCGGACGAACAGGTTTCACTTCCATTATTATCTCAGCTTGTTTCTTTATTGCATTGTTTTTTTCGCCCATCTTATCCGTCATTACGCCAGAGGTAACATCTCCTGCGTTAATCATTGTAGGTTCTTTGATGGCCATGGAAATGGGCAAAATAAATTGGAGTCGCTTAGAAGTCGTCATTCCATCATTTGTAACGATCATTATGATGCCACTTACATATAGTGTAGCTACAGGAATTGCGTTAGGATTTATTTTATATCCATTGGCATTAATGGCACAAAAACGATTCAAAGAAATACACGCAATTATGTATGTACTTTGCATTTTATTTGTCATGTATTTTATCTTTGTATAG